The genomic interval CATCATATGAATATATTCCTTTGTAAAACTGGAAGTATGATTCTTTACTAAACCTGTTAATCATGCAAGACCAAACTCACGAAGCATACCGGAACGTTTAAGCTCAATCCTATGTAATAGTAAAGCAGTAGAGACGCTTGATTAACATCTAATGTGTCAATGTTAATACCACGTGTACTAAGTATCATTCCAAGTAGATCTGTCTGATTTTTAAATTTTTCAAAACTTAAAATTTCGTCAGTTATACTTAAGAGAGCTTTAATTTTTAAGTAAAGCTCCCCAAATCTTCCAGATGATTCTACATCACTATCCATAAGTTACAATCCCTTAACTTTGTTTAATATCAACTCTTAAAATAGTATTATCTATTGCCAAGAGTCCACCAAGTACAAAATCAAGGTATGAATGTGCAATACCAGTTGGATCTTCATCAACATGTTTATTTGGTATTGGCAACATTGTGTTTACTTGTTTTTAACTTTAGTAATTTTGGATTTAATGGATAAATTAGTATCTGATTTTTTAGTAAATGACTTGTCTTTAAGTAGACTTCTTGTTTATTATTAACAGCCTGAATTGTATTAATAAGGAAGTCTTTCTATGAATAAGTTGAAGAATAAACATTAGATGATGAATTTGTTATTGCATATGGTTCAACAAGTTTCAAACTTGTTGAACCATATGCAATAACAAATTCATCATCAAGTTCTAATTTTAAAAGTCCAGATTTA from Borrelia turicatae 91E135 carries:
- a CDS encoding DUF3890 domain-containing protein encodes the protein MDSDVESSGRFGELYLKIKALLSITDEILSFEKFKNQTDLLGMILSTRGINIDTLDVNQASLLLYYYIGLSLNVPVCFVSLVLHD